The following are encoded together in the Tepidiforma bonchosmolovskayae genome:
- a CDS encoding mismatch-specific DNA-glycosylase has translation MTELPCSYPGSLPHLLRPGLRLVFIGYNPAIYSARAGHYYARPGNRFWVHLSESGIAGRPVRPEDDRLLPDEAGIGFTDLCCRPTVRAEHLTAEEVRAGALRLHGELLQFQPAIACFSGRGIYQHFARHALGISAAELARRPYGEQPERIGRTIPWVIPSSSGLASRWHALRLEWLHRLRDALPPLDPPSRPTSPLEAPASP, from the coding sequence ATGACCGAACTCCCCTGCAGCTATCCCGGCTCCCTCCCCCATCTCCTCCGTCCCGGCCTGCGCCTCGTCTTCATCGGCTACAACCCGGCCATCTACTCCGCCCGGGCAGGCCACTACTACGCCCGCCCCGGCAACCGCTTCTGGGTCCACCTTTCCGAGTCCGGCATCGCCGGCCGCCCGGTTCGCCCCGAAGACGACCGCCTCCTCCCCGACGAGGCCGGCATCGGCTTCACCGACCTCTGCTGCCGCCCGACCGTCCGCGCCGAGCACCTCACCGCCGAGGAGGTCCGCGCCGGGGCCCTCCGCCTGCATGGCGAACTCCTCCAGTTCCAGCCCGCCATCGCCTGCTTCAGCGGCCGCGGCATCTACCAGCACTTCGCCCGCCACGCCCTTGGCATCTCGGCCGCCGAGCTCGCCCGCCGGCCGTACGGCGAGCAGCCCGAGCGCATCGGCCGCACCATCCCCTGGGTCATCCCGAGTTCGAGCGGCCTCGCCTCCCGCTGGCACGCCCTCCGCCTCGAGTGGCTCCACCGGCTGCGCGACGCCCTCCCGCCGCTCGACCCGCCCTCCCGCCCCACTTCCCCCTTGGAAGCGCCCGCTTCACCCTAA
- a CDS encoding pyridoxamine 5'-phosphate oxidase family protein encodes MSEQLSREEILEQAYRLGLDQLGGTLATTHAEDGTPYVTFVLFHLRPNGEVLFGSGTRPQHTRNIRATPEVSFLIDNREVIRSDWTAFNRVVIEGRAEEVARESKAYTPLLQELEAKNKMAAVFTDRGILFRIRPRRLILMRGFEAARHIVDFGSDEAE; translated from the coding sequence GTGAGTGAGCAGCTGAGCCGCGAGGAGATCCTGGAGCAGGCGTACCGGCTGGGGCTGGACCAGTTGGGCGGGACACTTGCGACCACGCATGCTGAGGACGGGACGCCGTACGTCACGTTCGTGCTGTTTCACCTGCGGCCGAACGGGGAGGTGCTGTTCGGGAGCGGCACGCGGCCGCAGCACACGCGGAACATCCGGGCGACGCCGGAGGTGTCGTTCCTTATCGACAACCGGGAGGTGATCCGCTCGGACTGGACGGCGTTCAACCGGGTGGTCATCGAGGGGCGGGCGGAAGAGGTGGCGCGGGAGTCGAAGGCGTACACGCCGCTGCTGCAGGAGCTGGAGGCGAAGAACAAGATGGCGGCGGTGTTCACGGACCGGGGCATCCTGTTCCGCATCCGGCCGCGGCGGCTGATCTTGATGCGGGGATTCGAGGCGGCGCGCCACATCGTCGACTTTGGGTCCGACGAGGCGGAGTGA
- a CDS encoding bifunctional folylpolyglutamate synthase/dihydrofolate synthase: protein MEYPEAIAYLLSLSDMERGYQASANPTMSVASMRSLLSRLNDPHLGRPTVHITGSKGKGTTSAMIAGVLREAGYSTALYTSPHLHSFTERIAIGGEPVSPEEFAAGLSAIQPAVEAERESVHGDVSTFGVLTALFFWLVRAQLPPVDWQVVEVGLGGTFDATNVFEATDVAVITPISLEHTQILGSTTVEIARDKSGIIKRGTTAVVARQRDPAVLDVIRQRCAEVGAELVDAGSLYDVEVTEIHPWGQRLAVRRPGGEMLELRTPMLGRHQAENAMTAVAVADAIRARGFELDDRAIAEGIARVRVPGRLEVMGQKPLIVADGAHNGESAGALARALREYFTWKRCFLVIGVTRDKDLRAMGFELARLAELIVCVGFRNPRAMDPYEMIQQIGFLGPAAVAEETVAAGLDTALAHANPDDLVCITGSLYVVAEAREAILGESVIRG, encoded by the coding sequence ATGGAGTACCCGGAGGCGATCGCGTACCTGCTCTCGCTGAGCGACATGGAGCGGGGATACCAGGCGTCGGCGAACCCGACGATGAGCGTGGCGTCGATGCGGTCGCTCCTCTCACGGCTGAACGACCCGCACCTCGGGCGGCCGACAGTGCACATCACCGGCTCGAAAGGAAAGGGCACGACCTCAGCCATGATTGCCGGGGTCCTGCGGGAGGCGGGATATTCGACCGCGCTGTACACGAGCCCGCACCTGCATTCGTTCACCGAGCGGATCGCGATCGGCGGGGAGCCGGTGAGCCCGGAGGAATTCGCGGCGGGACTTTCGGCGATCCAGCCGGCGGTGGAGGCGGAGCGGGAGAGCGTCCACGGGGACGTTTCGACGTTTGGGGTCCTGACGGCGCTGTTCTTCTGGCTGGTGCGGGCGCAGCTGCCCCCCGTGGACTGGCAGGTGGTGGAGGTCGGGCTGGGCGGGACGTTCGACGCAACGAACGTGTTCGAGGCGACGGACGTGGCGGTGATCACGCCGATTTCACTGGAGCACACGCAGATCCTGGGGAGCACGACGGTCGAAATTGCGCGGGATAAGTCGGGGATTATCAAGCGGGGGACGACGGCGGTGGTGGCCAGGCAGCGGGACCCGGCGGTGCTCGATGTCATCCGCCAGCGGTGCGCGGAGGTGGGCGCGGAGCTGGTGGACGCGGGGTCGCTGTACGACGTCGAGGTGACGGAGATCCACCCGTGGGGGCAGCGGCTGGCGGTGCGGCGGCCAGGCGGGGAGATGCTGGAGCTGCGGACGCCGATGCTCGGGCGGCACCAGGCGGAGAATGCGATGACGGCCGTGGCGGTTGCAGACGCGATCCGGGCGCGCGGGTTCGAACTCGACGACCGGGCGATCGCGGAGGGGATTGCACGGGTTCGGGTGCCGGGGCGGCTGGAGGTGATGGGGCAGAAGCCGCTCATTGTGGCCGACGGGGCGCATAACGGCGAGAGCGCAGGCGCGCTGGCCCGGGCGCTGCGCGAGTACTTCACGTGGAAGCGGTGCTTCCTGGTCATCGGGGTGACGCGGGATAAGGACCTGCGGGCGATGGGGTTCGAGCTGGCGCGGCTGGCGGAGCTGATTGTCTGCGTCGGGTTCCGGAACCCGCGGGCGATGGACCCGTATGAGATGATTCAGCAGATCGGCTTCCTCGGGCCCGCGGCGGTGGCAGAGGAGACGGTGGCGGCGGGGCTGGATACGGCGCTGGCACACGCGAACCCGGACGACCTGGTGTGCATCACGGGCTCGCTGTACGTGGTGGCGGAGGCGCGTGAGGCGATCCTGGGGGAGAGTGTCATCCGCGGGTAG
- a CDS encoding ABC transporter substrate-binding protein, which translates to MSSYWDNYWRRRRVNRRSVIAGGSAATLGLATMAIAGCGGDDDGEKGGNGGGTQLTPVAPTQDTSEKPVAGGTLKLLGGPIGSVIDIHRTNTPWESSFLWHWCGNFLMRFQKVAPFLPEPDLAAAQPEIADGGTTLIFKLRPEAKWQNKPPVNGRQVTAEDVKASFERIKALGAKSPRSGNYAVVDSIEAIDATTVRFKLKAPKADLLNAMADQYDLVIPKEIAARGDDAITKPEDVVGSGPYEIAAFEAGQRIAVKKRADGYWKPNTAWLDGAEVVNQTDNQALVNAIRANQADSVGLPADLARQFENDPNFYITRAPNPTRECLLINHTKERYKDLRVRQALWRAVDRKQVYDNVYAGGGIAGGAMTPAAAGWVLPDAELAKLPGFGKRADEIKEAKALLAAAGYPDGFEETIMTATAFNANQVTDVIVSNLREVGIRLTIDNVGTDFATMLRRQVAGEYNLAGTLFLSGPYPDAQLLIYHHSDPAKGSRNYGKFADPEIDKLLDQQSAEFDYEKRKQIVFEIQRKLATAPGPVWIGSRVLFTVYNKKVRNAVATPFLAGYDDAEDVWIKA; encoded by the coding sequence ATGAGCTCCTACTGGGACAACTACTGGCGCCGGCGGCGTGTGAACCGGCGCAGCGTCATCGCGGGCGGTTCGGCGGCGACGCTCGGGTTGGCGACGATGGCGATCGCCGGCTGCGGCGGCGACGACGATGGGGAGAAGGGCGGGAACGGGGGTGGCACGCAGCTGACCCCGGTGGCGCCGACGCAGGACACATCGGAGAAGCCGGTTGCGGGGGGGACGCTGAAGCTGCTGGGCGGGCCGATCGGGTCGGTCATCGACATCCACCGGACGAACACGCCATGGGAGTCGTCGTTCCTCTGGCACTGGTGCGGGAACTTCCTGATGCGCTTCCAGAAGGTGGCGCCGTTCCTGCCGGAGCCGGACCTGGCGGCGGCGCAGCCAGAGATCGCGGACGGCGGCACGACCCTGATTTTCAAGCTGCGGCCGGAGGCGAAATGGCAGAACAAGCCGCCCGTGAACGGCCGGCAGGTGACGGCCGAGGACGTGAAGGCGTCGTTCGAGCGGATTAAGGCGCTCGGGGCGAAGTCGCCGCGGTCGGGCAACTACGCGGTCGTGGATTCGATCGAGGCGATCGACGCGACGACGGTGCGGTTCAAGCTGAAGGCGCCGAAGGCCGACCTCCTGAACGCGATGGCGGACCAGTACGATCTGGTGATCCCGAAGGAGATCGCGGCCCGCGGGGATGATGCGATCACAAAGCCGGAGGATGTGGTCGGTTCGGGGCCGTACGAGATTGCGGCGTTCGAGGCGGGCCAGCGGATTGCGGTCAAGAAGCGGGCAGACGGCTACTGGAAGCCGAACACGGCCTGGCTGGACGGCGCGGAGGTCGTCAACCAGACGGACAACCAGGCGCTGGTGAACGCGATCCGGGCGAACCAGGCGGACTCGGTGGGTCTGCCGGCGGACCTTGCCCGGCAGTTCGAGAACGACCCGAACTTCTACATCACGCGGGCGCCGAACCCGACACGGGAGTGCCTGCTGATCAACCACACGAAGGAGCGGTACAAGGACCTGCGGGTGCGCCAGGCGCTCTGGCGTGCGGTGGACCGGAAGCAGGTGTACGACAACGTCTACGCGGGCGGCGGGATCGCGGGTGGCGCGATGACGCCGGCTGCCGCGGGGTGGGTGCTCCCGGACGCGGAGCTGGCGAAGCTGCCCGGCTTCGGCAAGCGCGCCGACGAGATCAAGGAGGCGAAGGCGCTGCTGGCCGCGGCCGGCTACCCGGACGGGTTTGAGGAGACGATCATGACGGCGACGGCGTTCAATGCGAACCAGGTGACGGACGTGATCGTCTCGAACCTGCGGGAGGTGGGCATCCGGCTGACGATCGACAACGTCGGGACGGACTTCGCGACGATGCTGCGCCGGCAGGTCGCAGGCGAGTACAACCTCGCGGGGACGCTCTTCCTCTCGGGGCCGTACCCGGATGCGCAGCTGCTGATCTACCACCACAGCGACCCGGCGAAGGGGTCGCGCAATTACGGGAAGTTTGCGGACCCGGAGATCGACAAGCTGCTGGACCAGCAGTCCGCCGAGTTCGACTACGAGAAGCGGAAGCAGATCGTGTTCGAGATCCAGCGGAAGCTGGCGACGGCGCCGGGGCCGGTGTGGATCGGCTCACGCGTGCTGTTCACGGTCTACAACAAGAAGGTGAGGAACGCTGTGGCGACGCCATTCCTTGCCGGGTACGACGACGCCGAGGACGTGTGGATCAAGGCGTAA
- a CDS encoding ABC transporter permease: protein MQKIIVRRLVLSIPTLLIVSFLIFGILRLDPDAAVAARLGEGYTPEAAEQLKEELGLNNNIATEYVKWLGNLLRGDWGTSMYSYRPVLSEVMPKVGVTLELALVAVFFAVVIGVPIGVVSAIRQDSWLDYLLRGFSILGLSVPGFVVATFVLAFLAIQFRWIPPTQYAAPWEDPVKNFQQFALAGLILSLATAASVMRYTRTMMLDVLRQDYIRTAWAKGLRERVVITRHALKNVLLPVITVIGLTMATLVGGTVIFETLFTMNGVGRLLIRGVYERDYPLVQGITLLFAIAVVLINLIVDISYSLLDPRARG from the coding sequence ATGCAGAAGATCATCGTGCGGCGGCTGGTTCTTTCGATCCCGACGCTGCTGATTGTGTCGTTCCTCATCTTCGGGATTCTGCGGCTGGACCCGGACGCGGCAGTGGCGGCGCGGTTGGGCGAGGGGTACACGCCGGAGGCAGCGGAGCAGCTGAAAGAGGAGCTCGGGCTGAACAACAACATTGCCACGGAGTACGTGAAGTGGCTGGGGAACCTGCTCCGGGGCGACTGGGGCACCTCGATGTACAGCTATCGGCCGGTGCTTTCGGAAGTGATGCCGAAGGTCGGCGTCACGCTCGAGCTGGCGCTCGTAGCGGTGTTTTTCGCCGTGGTGATCGGGGTACCGATCGGGGTGGTTTCTGCGATCCGGCAGGACTCGTGGCTCGACTACCTGCTGCGGGGATTCTCGATTCTCGGGCTCTCGGTGCCGGGCTTCGTGGTTGCGACGTTCGTGCTCGCGTTCCTCGCGATCCAGTTCAGGTGGATCCCGCCGACGCAGTACGCAGCGCCGTGGGAGGACCCGGTGAAGAACTTCCAGCAGTTCGCGCTGGCGGGGCTGATCCTGTCGCTGGCGACAGCGGCATCGGTGATGCGGTACACGCGGACGATGATGCTCGACGTCCTGCGGCAGGACTATATCCGTACGGCGTGGGCGAAGGGGCTGCGCGAGCGGGTGGTGATTACACGGCATGCGCTGAAGAACGTCCTGCTGCCCGTCATCACCGTGATCGGCCTGACGATGGCGACGCTGGTGGGCGGCACGGTGATCTTCGAGACGCTGTTCACGATGAACGGGGTCGGCCGGCTGCTCATCCGGGGGGTGTACGAGCGGGACTACCCGCTGGTGCAGGGGATTACGCTGCTCTTCGCCATTGCGGTGGTGCTGATCAACCTGATTGTCGACATTTCGTATTCGCTGCTCGACCCGCGGGCGCGGGGGTGA
- a CDS encoding ABC transporter permease → MADAAAQVVIAEPLSRPAPGTFGRTVGFFRTLMRTKPLGFISLIIILLLAVLAAFPGAFATHQPADTRAGVRLQKYCLGPRDTFLCPTVVEKSATFGDRNVPGKLSNPFGTDQLGRDNYSRIVYGARNAFYVGVGAVVISTALALLIGVTSGYFGGRYDAVLQRLVDAVMALPVLVVLLAATTMLGGATFGKLIVLLGLLGGFSGSRVIRSAVISVRSAQFLGAARVLGATDARIMVRHVIPNIFGPLMVQATIGIGSIILAEAALSFLGFGVVDPDQPTWGQMLQISQQIASIRPDQLVWPGLFIALAVFSFNMLGDALRDLLDPRLRGARGSFG, encoded by the coding sequence ATGGCTGATGCTGCTGCCCAGGTGGTTATTGCGGAGCCGCTGAGCCGGCCTGCTCCCGGGACATTCGGGAGGACGGTCGGCTTTTTCCGCACGCTGATGCGGACGAAGCCGCTCGGGTTCATCTCGCTCATCATCATCCTGCTGCTGGCGGTGCTGGCGGCGTTCCCGGGGGCGTTCGCAACGCACCAGCCTGCCGACACGCGCGCGGGAGTCCGGCTGCAGAAGTACTGCCTCGGACCGCGGGACACGTTCCTGTGCCCGACGGTGGTGGAGAAATCGGCGACATTCGGCGACCGGAACGTACCGGGTAAGCTTTCGAACCCGTTCGGGACCGACCAGCTCGGCCGGGACAACTACAGCCGGATTGTGTACGGGGCGCGGAACGCCTTCTATGTGGGCGTCGGGGCCGTGGTCATTTCGACGGCGCTGGCGCTGCTGATCGGGGTGACCTCGGGGTACTTCGGCGGGCGGTACGATGCGGTGCTGCAGCGGCTGGTCGATGCGGTGATGGCGCTGCCGGTGCTGGTCGTGCTGCTGGCGGCAACGACGATGCTGGGCGGGGCCACGTTCGGGAAGCTGATTGTGCTTTTGGGGCTGCTGGGCGGGTTCTCGGGGTCGCGGGTGATCCGCTCGGCGGTGATTTCGGTGCGGTCGGCGCAGTTCCTGGGGGCGGCGCGGGTGCTGGGGGCGACGGATGCGCGGATCATGGTCCGCCACGTGATCCCGAACATCTTCGGGCCGCTGATGGTGCAGGCGACGATCGGGATTGGGTCGATCATCCTGGCGGAGGCGGCGCTGAGCTTTCTCGGCTTCGGGGTGGTGGACCCGGACCAGCCGACGTGGGGGCAGATGCTGCAGATTTCGCAGCAGATCGCGAGCATCCGGCCGGACCAGCTGGTGTGGCCGGGGCTGTTCATTGCGCTGGCGGTGTTCAGCTTCAACATGCT